The following proteins are encoded in a genomic region of Spirosoma sp. SC4-14:
- the pseG gene encoding UDP-2,4-diacetamido-2,4,6-trideoxy-beta-L-altropyranose hydrolase yields the protein MNRVVLRADGNAQIGMGHVMRCLALSHMLRDEFLLQFAIKEPEAYVCTLIQQAGLCVVPLPESTADTTFLELINTDDIVVLDGYAFDISFQKQIRNRTKRLIYIDDLLKGHQVADVVINHAGGIRTNEYDAEPYTKFYLGPHYALLRPEFLQPQGFGSAIRGGPFFVSMGGADLQNMSLHILEAIRLVDPMLPIHIVLGPFHPNRQSIEAYSLQLPNLVILQNQNVNEMVRELQQCSLALTSCSTIAYEVCAVNRPLIAIVTADNQARIAQFLSEEQLAVSVSFPALLPHSTPRPALAQMLKLTIQSFQLFSDITLKSLASQKRFFDGQSPERFRKLFQQLSVNKA from the coding sequence ATGAATCGAGTTGTTCTTCGTGCCGACGGAAATGCGCAGATTGGTATGGGGCATGTGATGCGTTGTCTTGCTCTGAGCCATATGCTCAGAGATGAGTTCTTACTGCAATTTGCAATTAAAGAACCGGAGGCCTATGTATGCACATTGATTCAACAAGCAGGGCTATGTGTTGTTCCACTACCTGAATCAACAGCCGATACAACGTTTCTGGAATTGATCAATACCGATGATATAGTAGTGTTGGACGGTTATGCATTTGACATAAGTTTTCAGAAACAGATTCGCAATCGAACCAAACGGCTGATATATATTGATGATTTACTGAAAGGCCATCAGGTAGCCGATGTAGTGATTAATCATGCAGGTGGTATTAGAACTAATGAATATGATGCAGAACCTTATACAAAGTTTTATTTAGGTCCTCACTACGCATTACTTCGTCCTGAATTTTTACAACCCCAAGGCTTTGGATCTGCAATAAGAGGTGGACCATTTTTTGTTAGCATGGGCGGGGCTGATTTACAAAATATGTCCTTACATATACTGGAAGCCATTCGATTAGTTGACCCAATGCTACCTATCCATATTGTTCTGGGACCGTTTCATCCCAATCGTCAATCAATAGAAGCATACTCCCTCCAATTACCGAACCTTGTCATTTTACAGAATCAGAATGTAAATGAAATGGTCCGCGAATTGCAGCAATGTAGTTTAGCTCTTACCTCTTGTAGCACCATAGCTTATGAGGTCTGCGCAGTAAACCGCCCATTAATTGCGATTGTAACAGCCGATAATCAAGCACGTATTGCTCAGTTCTTGTCTGAAGAGCAACTCGCCGTTTCGGTCAGTTTTCCTGCTTTACTACCACATTCAACTCCAAGACCTGCATTAGCACAGATGCTCAAACTGACAATTCAGTCATTCCAGCTTTTTTCCGATATAACCCTTAAATCGTTAGCTAGTCAAAAGCGTTTTTTCGATGGACAATCTCCTGAACGATTCCGAAAGCTTTTTCAGCAGCTAAGTGTTAATAAAGCATAA
- the pseF gene encoding pseudaminic acid cytidylyltransferase, whose amino-acid sequence MSNLAIITARGGSKRIPRKNIRPFLGKPIIAYSITTAIQSGMFDEVMVSTDDVEIAAIAKEYGASVPFLRDSKTADDFATTAEVLTEVLTQYNRQGSHFKQACCLYPTAPFITPYLLQSAFDLLVKRGFDSVYPIQPFNFPIQRAIRLQGGKVQWFQAEHALTRSQDLEPSYHDAGQFYFFSVNAFEQTRRLISDNSGGIIISEMDAHDIDTEDDWEIAEFKFQLNRSQEKR is encoded by the coding sequence ATGAGTAATCTAGCCATCATAACAGCGCGGGGTGGTAGTAAACGCATCCCGCGTAAAAATATCCGACCCTTTCTGGGAAAGCCTATTATTGCCTATAGCATCACCACGGCTATCCAGTCAGGTATGTTTGATGAAGTTATGGTTTCAACCGACGATGTGGAAATAGCAGCTATTGCTAAAGAATATGGCGCATCAGTACCCTTTCTGCGAGACTCCAAGACCGCCGACGATTTTGCTACTACAGCCGAAGTACTAACCGAAGTGCTAACTCAATATAATAGGCAGGGCTCTCATTTTAAGCAGGCTTGTTGCCTCTATCCAACAGCTCCATTCATTACTCCTTACTTACTCCAGAGCGCATTCGACTTACTTGTTAAAAGAGGTTTTGATTCAGTCTACCCAATTCAGCCATTCAACTTCCCCATTCAACGGGCTATACGGCTACAAGGAGGGAAAGTACAGTGGTTTCAGGCTGAACATGCGCTAACGCGCTCGCAAGATCTTGAACCATCTTACCACGACGCAGGGCAGTTCTATTTCTTTAGTGTAAATGCCTTTGAGCAAACCAGACGATTGATTTCTGACAATTCGGGTGGCATCATCATTTCAGAAATGGACGCTCACGACATCGATACTGAAGATGACTGGGAAATTGCAGAATTTAAATTTCAATTAAATAGAAGTCAAGAAAAACGATGA
- the pseC gene encoding UDP-4-amino-4,6-dideoxy-N-acetyl-beta-L-altrosamine transaminase, which yields MNLPIPYGRQHITDDDIVAVTEVLQSPYLTQGPKIGELEEAFAKYIGSNYAVAVANGTAALHLCCMALDVGPGTRVITTPITFSASANCIRYCGGEVYFADIDPDTVLLDPKAVRKLLESHPKGYFSGIIPVDFAGYPVDLTAFRALADEFGLWLLEDACHAPGAFFTTNQTVHRSGDGSLADLAIFSFHPVKHIAAGEGGMITTNNEALYKHLLRLRTHGITNKSEEFTPPYPGEPERGGWYMELQELGYNYRLTDIQAALALSQLSRADSMLNRRRELANRYDTAFAEAALTGIPIATIAPPVEIGHAYHLYVIQTPNRKQLYDFLRTKNILAQVHYIPVHLMPYYQQFGWKPGDCPYAEQYYGACLSLPLYPTLTNQEQDYVIETVTSFFNSADRLVTYPLEKSV from the coding sequence ATGAATCTACCCATTCCATATGGTCGCCAGCATATTACTGATGACGACATAGTAGCCGTGACTGAAGTGCTTCAGTCACCTTATCTAACTCAGGGACCTAAAATTGGAGAGCTTGAAGAAGCATTTGCCAAATACATCGGATCAAATTACGCAGTAGCTGTAGCAAATGGTACGGCTGCTCTTCATTTATGTTGTATGGCACTTGATGTAGGCCCTGGTACTCGCGTAATTACAACGCCTATTACATTTTCGGCCTCAGCCAATTGTATCCGCTATTGTGGTGGTGAAGTCTATTTTGCAGATATTGATCCCGACACAGTATTACTCGATCCAAAAGCTGTTCGAAAACTGCTTGAATCTCACCCAAAGGGCTATTTTTCAGGAATTATTCCCGTCGATTTTGCGGGCTATCCTGTCGATTTAACAGCCTTCCGGGCATTAGCTGATGAGTTTGGTTTATGGTTGCTTGAAGATGCATGCCATGCACCAGGGGCATTTTTTACTACTAATCAAACTGTTCATCGCTCAGGCGATGGTTCATTGGCTGATTTGGCTATCTTCAGCTTTCACCCCGTTAAGCATATTGCGGCAGGCGAGGGTGGTATGATCACGACTAATAATGAAGCGCTCTACAAACACCTGCTGCGATTACGGACTCATGGCATTACTAACAAATCTGAGGAGTTTACCCCCCCCTATCCTGGCGAACCCGAACGGGGCGGGTGGTATATGGAGCTACAGGAGCTAGGCTACAACTATCGGCTGACCGACATTCAGGCTGCTCTGGCATTAAGTCAGCTAAGCCGGGCCGACTCCATGCTCAATCGTCGTCGGGAACTGGCCAACCGCTATGATACGGCCTTTGCAGAAGCAGCCTTAACTGGCATTCCGATAGCGACTATTGCACCACCTGTGGAGATTGGTCATGCTTATCACCTGTATGTGATTCAGACACCCAACCGAAAGCAGTTATATGATTTTCTACGGACAAAAAATATTCTGGCCCAGGTGCATTATATTCCAGTTCACTTGATGCCCTATTATCAGCAATTTGGTTGGAAACCGGGTGATTGTCCCTATGCCGAACAATATTACGGTGCTTGTCTTAGTCTACCACTATATCCGACCCTAACTAACCAAGAGCAGGATTACGTGATCGAAACGGTTACTTCCTTTTTCAATTCCGCTGATAGATTAGTAACATACCCACTCGAAAAATCAGTTTGA
- a CDS encoding DUF1972 domain-containing protein, whose product MQIGIIGTRGIPNYYGGFEQCAEFLAVQLTHLGHEVTVYNSHYHPYREKIFQGVTIIHCYDPEKYLGLAGQFIYDFNCILDTRKRNFDLILQLGYTTNAIWGWLLPSRPVIVTNMDGIEWMRSKYPFLVQEFLKKAERWAVNSSDYLVSDSIGIQQHIEKVYNLSSTYIPYGSYVFTNPNSEILEDFSLMPYQYDMLIARLQSDNSIDEILEGVIKASKRTFLVVGNHLTKYGRYLTRKYAKYSNIKFLGAIYDLYTLDNLRYYSNIYFHGHRVGGTNPSLLEAMASSAFICAYDNIFNKSILGKDAFYFRTSEDIAQVISEYTKLQYHSFLENNRIKIENTYHWPLIVKQYEELFKEAIASNTHSIKKQTISI is encoded by the coding sequence ATGCAAATTGGAATTATAGGTACACGTGGCATTCCTAATTATTATGGTGGCTTCGAACAATGTGCTGAATTTTTAGCGGTTCAATTAACTCATTTAGGGCACGAGGTAACTGTCTATAATTCTCATTATCACCCCTATCGGGAGAAAATTTTTCAGGGTGTTACTATCATTCATTGCTATGATCCCGAAAAATACCTTGGTCTGGCAGGCCAATTTATTTATGACTTTAATTGTATATTAGATACTCGTAAGCGCAATTTTGATTTAATATTACAACTAGGTTATACAACAAATGCTATTTGGGGCTGGCTGTTACCATCTAGGCCGGTTATTGTGACTAATATGGATGGAATAGAATGGATGCGAAGCAAATATCCTTTCCTAGTTCAAGAATTCTTAAAAAAAGCTGAGCGTTGGGCTGTAAACAGTAGTGATTATTTAGTTTCTGATTCTATCGGCATTCAACAACATATAGAAAAAGTATACAATTTATCCTCTACATATATTCCTTATGGGTCTTATGTCTTTACTAATCCGAATTCTGAAATTCTTGAAGACTTTTCTCTTATGCCGTATCAATATGATATGCTGATAGCGCGCTTACAGTCTGACAATAGTATAGATGAGATTTTAGAAGGTGTTATTAAGGCATCCAAGAGAACATTTTTAGTCGTAGGCAATCATTTAACTAAATATGGAAGGTATCTAACAAGGAAATATGCCAAATACTCTAATATCAAGTTTTTAGGCGCTATCTACGATTTATATACACTAGACAATCTTCGCTACTATTCAAATATTTATTTTCATGGACATAGAGTAGGTGGAACAAATCCATCTTTACTAGAAGCAATGGCATCTAGTGCTTTTATTTGTGCTTATGACAACATATTCAATAAATCTATTTTAGGCAAGGATGCTTTCTACTTTAGAACATCTGAAGATATAGCACAGGTTATTTCTGAGTACACCAAACTTCAGTACCATTCCTTCTTGGAAAATAACCGCATCAAAATTGAAAATACGTATCATTGGCCACTAATAGTAAAACAATATGAAGAGTTGTTCAAAGAGGCTATAGCGTCAAATACACACTCCATAAAAAAACAGACTATCTCTATTTAA
- a CDS encoding O-antigen polymerase, translating into MEFYIYLLILAICTYIVERNFRINNFYNPFVLFFVSHVFTLYIALLWADSFKSSKGVSISDNTKFFICYSLLVSVISATVFNFFFTNNTNNTNFNKWFLLPPTAKEIRIAYVLYILGISLWLFFILSVGTIPILHADIDNFRIKARESMGYVTLGSICLLTYNGVLLSLHYKGFVKIIFILISSLFLLSFGNREPFLSFLIFCLILHIIKNKIKFRLGAITIIGSIAYVILVVLGAHRMNADADFKTKFLLTIGWRPFVNIQNLDIILSKFNSYLYGLGYWIDLYVLAPGYSPNLGTWLKGILKLDFDGGSVTITHLGESYINFGYAGIYIYPTIISFSLIKTHYSFKKKYLSYFPFVHTKKAVIYLLLSYSLSGLVSSGVTSVMLYKFIPFYIIYRIHLILSNADSKLQ; encoded by the coding sequence ATGGAATTTTATATATACTTATTAATATTAGCTATTTGCACATATATTGTAGAGCGAAATTTCCGTATTAATAACTTTTACAATCCATTTGTTTTATTTTTCGTTAGTCATGTTTTTACCTTATATATAGCTCTTCTATGGGCTGATAGTTTTAAATCTTCAAAAGGGGTCAGTATTAGTGATAATACAAAATTCTTTATTTGTTATAGCTTATTAGTGAGTGTTATTTCTGCTACAGTATTTAACTTTTTTTTTACCAATAATACAAATAATACAAATTTCAATAAATGGTTTCTTCTTCCCCCAACAGCAAAGGAGATACGCATAGCATATGTTCTTTATATTTTGGGAATTTCCTTATGGTTATTTTTTATATTATCAGTAGGTACAATACCTATTTTACACGCTGATATAGATAATTTTCGAATAAAAGCTAGAGAAAGTATGGGCTATGTAACGTTAGGAAGTATATGCTTATTAACGTACAATGGTGTGCTCTTAAGTTTGCACTACAAAGGATTCGTCAAAATTATCTTTATTCTTATTAGTTCTCTATTCCTGCTAAGTTTTGGTAATAGAGAACCCTTCTTATCCTTTTTGATCTTCTGTCTAATATTACATATAATAAAAAATAAAATAAAGTTCAGACTTGGTGCCATTACAATTATTGGTAGCATCGCGTATGTAATCTTAGTAGTATTAGGCGCACACAGAATGAATGCAGATGCAGATTTTAAAACTAAGTTCCTTTTAACAATAGGCTGGAGACCATTTGTCAATATTCAAAACTTGGATATTATCCTTTCTAAATTTAATTCTTATTTATACGGACTAGGGTATTGGATTGATTTATACGTTTTAGCCCCAGGCTATTCACCAAATTTGGGAACTTGGCTAAAGGGTATTTTAAAACTCGACTTTGATGGAGGAAGTGTTACAATCACTCATTTAGGAGAATCTTATATTAACTTCGGATATGCTGGTATATATATATATCCAACAATAATTTCATTTTCACTTATAAAGACACATTATTCGTTTAAAAAAAAATATCTGTCTTACTTCCCGTTTGTACATACAAAAAAAGCAGTTATTTATTTGCTTTTAAGTTATAGCCTGAGCGGACTGGTTAGTAGCGGAGTAACTTCGGTTATGCTTTATAAGTTCATACCATTCTACATCATATATAGAATTCACCTGATACTATCTAATGCTGATTCAAAATTACAATAA
- the pseB gene encoding UDP-N-acetylglucosamine 4,6-dehydratase (inverting) translates to MTNDILNNKSILITGGTGSLGRALTKYLLENHPAIKRLVIYSRDEQKQFQMAQEYPESQYACMRYFIGDIRDYERLKRALNGIDYVIHAAAMKHVHIAEYNPDECVKTNVGGAENVIRASLETNVERVVALSTDKACAPINLYGATKLTSDKLFIAANKIKGNRKVRFSVVRYGNVMGSNGSVIPFFLKKRAEGVLPITDPNMTRFNITLLEGVKMVLHALETAWGGELFVPKIPSYKITDVASAIGPECEQRIIGVRPGEKIHEEMITSSDSFTTYDLGKYYAILPQVPVWNINDYINFFKAEKVKPGFRYSSDSNEEWVNVDAIKMLIETTFISRLY, encoded by the coding sequence ATGACCAACGATATCTTAAACAATAAATCTATTTTAATAACAGGTGGAACCGGATCACTCGGCCGCGCTTTAACAAAATACCTACTAGAAAACCATCCAGCTATCAAACGATTAGTGATTTATTCGAGAGATGAGCAAAAACAATTTCAAATGGCACAGGAATACCCTGAATCGCAATATGCCTGCATGCGTTATTTCATTGGTGACATTCGCGATTATGAACGTTTAAAGAGAGCGCTCAATGGAATCGATTATGTTATACACGCGGCCGCTATGAAACATGTGCATATTGCTGAATATAACCCGGATGAATGCGTAAAAACAAATGTGGGCGGAGCTGAAAATGTAATTCGGGCATCCTTGGAAACCAATGTTGAACGAGTAGTAGCCCTCTCTACTGATAAAGCCTGTGCCCCCATAAACTTATATGGTGCAACAAAGTTGACTTCCGACAAACTTTTTATCGCGGCTAATAAAATAAAAGGCAACAGAAAGGTAAGATTTTCAGTGGTGCGATATGGTAATGTAATGGGATCAAATGGATCTGTTATTCCTTTTTTCCTCAAAAAGCGGGCAGAAGGCGTACTACCCATAACCGACCCGAATATGACCCGATTTAATATTACCCTACTAGAGGGTGTCAAAATGGTATTACATGCCTTAGAAACAGCTTGGGGAGGAGAATTATTTGTACCCAAAATCCCGTCCTATAAAATTACTGACGTGGCTTCGGCTATAGGCCCTGAATGTGAACAAAGAATAATAGGTGTCAGACCGGGTGAAAAAATTCACGAAGAGATGATTACCAGCTCTGATTCATTTACTACCTATGACTTAGGTAAATATTACGCAATCTTACCCCAAGTTCCTGTTTGGAATATCAATGACTATATCAATTTTTTTAAAGCAGAAAAGGTTAAACCTGGCTTCCGTTATAGTTCCGACAGTAACGAAGAATGGGTAAATGTTGATGCTATAAAAATGCTAATAGAGACAACTTTTATTAGTAGATTATACTAA
- a CDS encoding UpxY family transcription antiterminator: MPWFVLYTKSRNEKQVAAKLKERGIEVYCPLTKTKRRWSDRTKWVEEPLFRSYCFVNLDEHERARVFGIPGIVRYLFWLNKPAVVRNDEIGAIKRLLNEFDHSQIRVESFSPNDRVTIGSGSFSDTTGSVIGQQGNQLAILLDALQVVVRVDLIQTLVLS; this comes from the coding sequence ATGCCCTGGTTTGTACTCTATACAAAGTCGCGAAACGAGAAGCAGGTAGCCGCAAAGCTAAAGGAACGAGGCATTGAAGTGTACTGTCCGTTGACAAAAACTAAACGGCGTTGGTCGGACCGGACTAAATGGGTCGAAGAACCCCTGTTCCGCTCCTACTGCTTCGTCAATCTGGACGAACACGAGCGCGCCCGCGTCTTTGGTATACCCGGCATTGTGCGCTACCTGTTCTGGCTAAACAAACCGGCAGTGGTACGCAACGACGAGATCGGTGCCATTAAACGGCTACTAAACGAGTTTGATCATAGCCAGATTCGGGTTGAGTCTTTCTCGCCAAACGACCGGGTCACCATAGGCTCAGGTAGTTTTTCAGATACAACAGGCAGCGTAATAGGCCAACAAGGAAACCAACTGGCTATTCTGCTCGACGCGTTACAGGTAGTGGTGAGGGTCGATCTGATCCAGACCTTGGTATTGAGTTGA
- a CDS encoding sugar transferase — MVLSWLLPLLGALILLDSRGPIFYIQKRTGYRGSWFNCLKLRTMTHNPNASFRQASKNDGRVTRIGRFLRQSNLDELPQFINVLRGDMSIVGPRPHALEHSAQFWNTMPEYKKRYRVKPGITGLAQVRGCRGETSERIKMHHRVRYDRFYNRKKSLRLDIWICWQTVLSMLKGNINAW, encoded by the coding sequence GTGGTCTTATCCTGGCTCTTACCCTTGTTAGGAGCACTGATCCTGTTAGACTCACGAGGGCCCATCTTTTACATTCAGAAACGGACGGGCTATCGTGGCTCATGGTTCAATTGCCTGAAGCTGCGCACCATGACGCATAACCCTAATGCATCGTTCCGCCAAGCCAGTAAAAACGACGGCCGTGTAACACGAATCGGCCGTTTTCTGCGTCAGAGTAATCTGGATGAACTACCACAGTTTATAAACGTATTACGAGGTGATATGAGTATCGTAGGCCCACGGCCTCATGCCCTGGAGCATAGCGCTCAGTTCTGGAACACCATGCCTGAGTACAAGAAACGCTATCGGGTAAAGCCAGGAATAACCGGATTGGCTCAGGTACGTGGTTGCCGGGGGGAAACAAGCGAGCGAATCAAAATGCATCATCGGGTTCGGTATGACCGCTTCTATAATCGAAAAAAGTCATTAAGGTTAGATATATGGATCTGCTGGCAAACCGTACTATCCATGCTAAAAGGAAATATTAACGCATGGTAA
- a CDS encoding polysaccharide biosynthesis tyrosine autokinase, which produces MSLEETVPDKGEAILNQLISEYNKEAIVDKNKEANNTLNFIEDRLALISGELSTVEKEVELYKSTQGITDLSTQAQTFLTTVKENDTQLNEANMQLAALKDIERYLQAKSNEKGIAPATLGFSDPVLTGLLTKMAELELKREEVSRTMSPNNPLIQSLDSQLKTMKSSINENVQTIRQQLTSNRNQLTANNRRLEGMIRTVPGKERALLNITRQQAIKNGLYTYLLQKREETALSAASVVSDSRTVDPARTSSKPVKPVKLMIFALFGAIGLLIPIGFVSAKDALNNRVSRRSDVEEATQIPILGEVVKSNQADKLIFKPRLQSVIGEQIRAIRTNLQFLRSSTQQSQVLLFTSSVSGEGKSFVSLNLGASLALVGRTTVILEMDMRKPKLHQSLHMENKAGLSNYLIGEVGLDEIIQPVSGHDNYFIITAGPLPPNPSELLSSPHLSQLLDELKAKFDYVIIDSPPVGLVTDAQLIAPYADATLYMVRHDHTPRNYLKMVDTLYKEQRFPKLSIILNGVGEGESYYYNYGGYYGESGIKKRLSRND; this is translated from the coding sequence ATGAGCCTGGAAGAAACGGTTCCCGACAAAGGAGAAGCCATTCTGAACCAGCTTATTTCTGAATACAACAAAGAAGCGATTGTTGATAAGAACAAAGAAGCCAATAATACGCTCAACTTTATTGAAGATCGACTGGCGCTCATCTCCGGCGAATTATCCACTGTCGAAAAAGAAGTAGAGCTGTATAAATCGACTCAGGGCATAACCGATTTGAGCACTCAGGCACAAACCTTTCTGACAACTGTTAAAGAAAACGATACTCAACTTAATGAAGCCAATATGCAGTTGGCTGCGCTTAAGGATATTGAAAGGTACCTACAAGCCAAGTCCAATGAGAAAGGAATAGCTCCTGCCACACTAGGGTTCAGTGATCCCGTGCTGACCGGTCTGTTGACTAAAATGGCAGAACTGGAACTAAAGCGGGAAGAGGTCTCCCGAACTATGTCGCCCAACAATCCATTGATTCAGTCGCTCGATAGTCAATTAAAAACGATGAAGAGTAGTATCAATGAAAATGTGCAGACTATCCGTCAGCAATTGACCAGTAACCGCAACCAACTGACAGCCAATAATCGACGGCTAGAAGGTATGATTCGGACTGTCCCAGGCAAAGAGCGTGCTTTACTGAACATCACACGCCAACAGGCCATTAAAAACGGGTTATATACTTACCTTCTACAAAAACGGGAAGAAACAGCCCTTTCAGCGGCCTCGGTCGTTTCGGATAGTCGCACCGTCGACCCTGCCCGTACGAGTAGTAAGCCCGTTAAGCCCGTCAAGCTGATGATCTTTGCGCTGTTTGGAGCTATTGGCTTACTCATCCCAATAGGCTTTGTTTCAGCTAAAGATGCGCTTAATAACCGCGTATCGCGTCGATCCGATGTTGAAGAAGCGACGCAGATTCCTATTCTGGGAGAAGTAGTTAAAAGCAACCAAGCCGATAAACTCATCTTTAAGCCACGATTACAATCTGTTATTGGCGAACAGATTAGAGCCATTCGTACTAATCTCCAGTTTTTGCGAAGTAGTACCCAACAAAGCCAGGTATTACTGTTCACATCCAGCGTAAGTGGCGAAGGCAAATCATTTGTTTCATTAAACCTTGGAGCAAGTTTGGCCCTGGTTGGCCGCACCACGGTCATTCTGGAAATGGATATGCGGAAACCCAAACTGCACCAGAGCCTGCATATGGAAAACAAAGCAGGTCTGAGCAATTACCTGATTGGAGAAGTCGGTCTGGATGAAATTATTCAACCTGTTTCAGGGCACGATAATTACTTCATTATCACAGCCGGCCCGCTCCCCCCTAACCCTTCCGAGCTACTAAGTTCTCCTCATCTGTCACAATTGCTTGACGAACTGAAAGCAAAATTTGACTACGTTATTATCGATTCGCCACCTGTTGGCCTCGTAACCGACGCTCAGTTGATAGCGCCCTATGCCGATGCTACCCTCTATATGGTGCGTCACGACCATACCCCACGGAACTATCTGAAAATGGTCGATACACTCTATAAAGAACAGCGTTTCCCCAAACTGAGCATTATTCTAAACGGTGTTGGCGAAGGAGAATCCTACTACTATAACTATGGGGGGTATTATGGCGAATCTGGCATCAAAAAGCGCCTGAGCCGTAACGATTAG
- a CDS encoding transposase, producing MDKAKDFGQDLSPTLLKNLIAIGCAILIKETVNLNKLKNHMGLLLGNQHTQTDSHYRRLTRFFDHPVAQRRLWKWLLVWILGYIKRWDGRSMSLYLTLDATSWQLGKQPIQLLVLSLVYRQVSLPLFWMDLARKGHSSQQQRKRLLQQAMKLYPVKGFCLLGDREYGGKAWLQFLTQSGLNFIIRLPKDSYKEAISAGGKAYSALLKRALRGRTVSQWFTLEGHRYQFVARSHQDGAQSADPLVLLISNLSWSKHVVVERYRIRWTTECLFKHLKSNGFHVEELGVQHWAKIRLLVVIIVVLYVICVAEGFRQYHRLRPKKKELGNFQPRESVFRKGYSGVVNQLSSIEHFLDWLMKQLSKPLKIPIRIFFFNVQH from the coding sequence TTGGACAAAGCTAAGGATTTTGGCCAGGATCTCTCACCGACTCTGCTGAAAAATCTCATCGCCATCGGCTGCGCCATCCTCATCAAGGAGACCGTCAACCTTAACAAGCTTAAGAACCACATGGGGCTACTACTAGGTAATCAGCACACCCAGACGGATTCGCACTATCGCCGACTTACCCGCTTCTTTGACCATCCAGTGGCCCAGCGGAGGCTGTGGAAGTGGCTGCTGGTGTGGATCTTAGGCTATATCAAACGCTGGGATGGCCGCTCCATGAGCCTTTACCTAACGTTGGATGCTACCAGTTGGCAGCTAGGTAAACAACCTATTCAGTTGTTGGTTTTGTCTCTGGTCTATCGGCAGGTGAGCCTGCCTTTATTCTGGATGGATTTGGCCAGGAAAGGTCATTCTTCTCAGCAGCAGCGCAAACGCTTGCTCCAGCAAGCCATGAAGCTCTACCCCGTGAAGGGCTTCTGCCTGTTAGGGGATCGTGAGTACGGGGGTAAAGCCTGGTTGCAGTTTCTAACCCAGAGTGGCCTCAACTTTATTATCCGTTTACCCAAAGATTCTTATAAAGAGGCTATTAGCGCCGGGGGCAAGGCCTACAGTGCTTTGCTCAAGCGAGCTTTAAGGGGCCGCACCGTCAGCCAGTGGTTTACCCTGGAGGGCCACCGCTACCAGTTTGTAGCTCGGTCTCATCAGGATGGCGCCCAAAGTGCGGACCCTTTGGTGCTCTTGATCAGTAATCTAAGCTGGTCCAAACACGTCGTTGTTGAGCGCTACCGCATCCGCTGGACCACGGAGTGTCTGTTCAAGCATTTGAAGAGCAATGGGTTCCATGTAGAAGAGCTGGGCGTTCAGCACTGGGCTAAAATTAGGCTGTTAGTGGTCATTATCGTCGTGTTATACGTGATCTGTGTCGCTGAAGGCTTTCGGCAGTATCATCGGCTTCGTCCGAAAAAGAAGGAATTGGGCAACTTTCAGCCACGGGAGTCGGTGTTCCGCAAGGGTTATTCAGGCGTGGTTAATCAGCTTAGCTCGATTGAACATTTCTTAGATTGGTTGATGAAGCAGTTAAGTAAGCCGCTGAAGATTCCTATCCGCATCTTTTTCTTCAATGTCCAGCACTGA